One region of Carya illinoinensis cultivar Pawnee chromosome 8, C.illinoinensisPawnee_v1, whole genome shotgun sequence genomic DNA includes:
- the LOC122319213 gene encoding EPIDERMAL PATTERNING FACTOR-like protein 2 has product MGCSHNFICNCRICYFAISILFLILSSTQLRSTMAEARGRALTEPFSQTERQGKAILRGRIGSRPPRCERRCNSCGHCEAIQVPANPQLQNGNKDYFSRVSNFAYSRGDDSSNYKPISWKCKCGNFIFNP; this is encoded by the exons atGGGGTGCAGTCACAACTTCATTTGCAACTGTAGAATTTGCTATTTTGCTATTTCGATTCTCTTTCTCATTCTGAGTTCTACCCAGCTGAGAAGTACCATGGCTGAAGCTAGAG GTAGAGCACTTACCGAACCGTTTTCCCAG ACAGAGAGACAAGGCAAGGCAATTTTGAGAGGCAGGATAGGATCAAGGCCTCCGAGGTGCGAGAGGAGGTGCAACTCATGTGGGCACTGTGAGGCAATTCAGGTCCCTGCTAATCCACAACTTCAGAATGGGAACAAAGACTACTTTtcaagggtctcaaattttgcATATTCAAGAGGAGATGACAGTTCCAACTACAAGCCCATAAGTTGGAAGTGCAAATGTGGGAATTTCATATTCAACCCATAA